From a single Sinorhizobium sp. RAC02 genomic region:
- the cpdR1 gene encoding response regulator CpdR1 — MTPKILLAEDDNDMRRFLVKALEKAGYQVLSYDNGASAYDRLREEPFSLLLTDIVMPEMDGIELARRATELDPDLKVMFITGFAAVALNPDSKAPKDAKVLSKPFHLRDLVDEVNKMLAA, encoded by the coding sequence ATGACCCCCAAGATTCTCCTCGCTGAAGACGACAACGACATGCGCCGCTTTCTGGTGAAGGCGCTCGAAAAGGCGGGCTACCAGGTGCTGTCTTACGACAACGGCGCCAGCGCCTACGACCGGCTTCGCGAAGAACCCTTCTCGCTACTCCTCACCGATATCGTGATGCCGGAGATGGACGGCATCGAGCTGGCACGCCGCGCCACCGAGCTCGATCCGGACCTCAAGGTGATGTTCATCACTGGCTTCGCCGCCGTCGCGCTCAACCCGGATTCCAAGGCTCCGAAGGACGCAAAGGTCCTCTCCAAGCCGTTCCACCTGCGTGATCTCGTCGACGAGGTCAACAAGATGCTGGCCGCCTAA
- a CDS encoding nucleobase:cation symporter-2 family protein, with amino-acid sequence MNDASSIHPVDEKLPVGRLATLGIQHVLVMYGGAVAVPLIVGRALQLSPQDVAFLISADLFVCGLVTIIQSLGVGRHVGIRLPVMMGVTFASVGPMVSMATMAPGQEGARMIFGAIIGAGFLALLIAPLMGRLLRFFPPVVTGTIILVIGVSLMRVGINWTFGNPFGPTAPKLINPTHAEWLAQMKTLAESGGPAVPDGFAIAPTVSNPVYAEPSHIALSALVLVSILLIARFGRGLISNIAVLAGVIIGCLAASVLGMMHFDRVGDAGWFAVVTPFRFGVPIFDPVLIATMTLVMIVVMIESTGMFLALGEITDKPVSQRQLTAGLRVDGIGTMIGGLFNTFPYTSFSQNVGLVGVTGVKSRYVCVAAGVIMIALGLIPKMGALVEAVPTFVLGGAGLVMFGMVAATGVRILANVDFKSSRNNLFVVAVSVGFGLIPLLAPNYLMWMPHAIHPIIESGIVLASIAAVLLNAFFNGTSFAQSDAVEAARLADSH; translated from the coding sequence ATGAACGACGCATCCAGCATACATCCGGTGGACGAGAAGCTGCCCGTCGGCAGGCTCGCAACGCTCGGCATTCAACATGTTCTCGTCATGTATGGCGGCGCCGTCGCGGTGCCGCTGATCGTCGGGCGGGCCTTGCAGCTCAGCCCGCAAGACGTCGCATTCCTGATTTCCGCCGACCTTTTCGTCTGCGGTCTCGTCACGATCATTCAGTCGCTGGGCGTCGGCCGCCATGTCGGCATCCGGCTGCCCGTCATGATGGGCGTCACCTTCGCCTCGGTCGGCCCGATGGTTTCGATGGCCACCATGGCGCCCGGCCAGGAGGGCGCCCGCATGATCTTTGGCGCCATCATAGGGGCCGGTTTCCTGGCGCTATTGATCGCGCCGCTGATGGGGCGGCTGCTCCGCTTCTTCCCGCCCGTCGTGACCGGCACGATCATCCTCGTCATCGGCGTGTCGCTGATGCGCGTCGGCATCAACTGGACCTTCGGCAACCCCTTCGGCCCGACCGCCCCCAAACTGATCAACCCGACGCATGCCGAGTGGCTGGCCCAGATGAAGACGCTCGCCGAGAGCGGCGGCCCGGCGGTTCCGGACGGCTTCGCCATCGCGCCGACCGTCTCCAACCCGGTCTATGCCGAACCGAGCCACATCGCGCTGTCGGCGCTGGTGCTCGTCTCCATCCTGCTCATCGCCCGCTTCGGTCGCGGCCTGATCAGCAACATCGCGGTGCTCGCCGGCGTCATCATCGGCTGCCTTGCGGCATCCGTGCTCGGCATGATGCATTTCGACCGCGTCGGCGATGCCGGCTGGTTCGCCGTCGTCACGCCCTTCCGCTTCGGGGTGCCAATCTTCGATCCGGTGCTGATTGCCACCATGACGCTGGTGATGATCGTCGTGATGATCGAATCGACCGGCATGTTCCTCGCGCTTGGTGAAATCACCGACAAGCCGGTGTCCCAGCGGCAGTTGACCGCCGGCCTGCGCGTCGACGGCATCGGAACGATGATCGGCGGCCTGTTCAACACCTTCCCCTATACGAGCTTCTCGCAGAATGTCGGTCTCGTCGGCGTCACCGGTGTCAAGAGCCGCTACGTGTGTGTCGCTGCCGGCGTGATCATGATCGCGCTCGGCCTCATCCCGAAGATGGGTGCGCTGGTCGAAGCCGTGCCGACCTTCGTGCTCGGCGGTGCGGGTCTGGTTATGTTCGGCATGGTCGCTGCAACGGGCGTGCGCATTCTTGCGAATGTCGATTTCAAGTCGTCGCGCAACAACCTCTTCGTGGTTGCCGTGTCGGTCGGCTTCGGCCTCATCCCGTTGCTTGCACCGAACTACCTGATGTGGATGCCGCATGCGATCCATCCCATCATCGAATCGGGCATCGTGCTCGCCTCGATTGCCGCCGTGCTGCTGAATGCCTTCTTCAACGGTACGAGCTTCGCGCAATCCGACGCCGTCGAAGCCGCACGCCTGGCTGACTCGCACTGA
- a CDS encoding altronate dehydratase family protein, which produces MLAELPAVLVLNAKDNVGVVPANIDTGRALVNGVTAIERIPRGHKVAIAPIAEGAAVLKYGQIIGYATKAIRPGEHVHLQNLAILDVALKHEFCIDNAPPVMVPEAERRTFDGYDRGNGRIGTRNYIGILSTVNCSATVSRYVAEHYARKFRETGHDNIDGVVALTYGGGCALNLKSEGGRILTRTFKGYARNPNFGGILMIGLGCETFQYGPLVEEAGLEEGKTFRKMMIQEQGGTRKTIEAACAMIDDMLPDVGRIRRTPLPVSGIKLALECGGSDGYSGISANPALGIASDLLVQEGATTVLSETPEIYGAEHLLTRRAARPEVAEKLLARIDWWRDYTAKNDAELNNNPSFGNKAGGLTTILEKSLGAVAKGGSMPLNAVYEYAEEVTEPGFVFMDTPGYDPAAVTGQIAGGCNLVAFTTGRGSVSGYKPAPCIKIATNTPMYEHIKEDMDINCGTIVDGTETIEQAGRRIFEFVIATASGRKTASEAFDYGDNEFVPWQVGAIT; this is translated from the coding sequence ATGCTCGCCGAACTCCCCGCCGTGCTCGTCCTCAACGCGAAAGACAATGTCGGGGTCGTGCCCGCCAATATCGATACCGGCCGGGCGCTGGTGAACGGCGTCACGGCGATCGAGCGCATTCCGCGCGGCCACAAGGTGGCGATCGCGCCGATCGCGGAAGGCGCGGCGGTCCTGAAATACGGCCAGATCATCGGCTATGCGACGAAGGCGATCCGCCCCGGCGAGCATGTGCACCTGCAGAACCTCGCCATTCTCGATGTGGCACTGAAACACGAATTCTGCATCGACAACGCCCCGCCCGTGATGGTGCCGGAAGCCGAGCGCCGCACCTTCGATGGCTATGATCGCGGCAATGGCCGCATCGGCACACGCAACTATATCGGCATCCTCTCAACGGTGAACTGTTCCGCCACGGTCTCGCGCTATGTGGCGGAGCATTATGCCCGCAAATTCCGCGAGACCGGTCACGACAATATCGACGGCGTAGTGGCGCTCACCTATGGCGGCGGCTGCGCGCTGAACCTGAAATCCGAGGGCGGGCGCATCCTCACCCGCACCTTCAAGGGCTATGCCCGCAACCCGAATTTCGGCGGCATCCTGATGATCGGGCTGGGCTGCGAGACCTTTCAATATGGCCCTCTTGTCGAGGAAGCCGGGCTGGAGGAAGGAAAAACCTTCCGCAAGATGATGATCCAGGAACAGGGCGGCACGCGAAAGACCATCGAGGCCGCCTGTGCGATGATCGACGACATGCTGCCGGATGTCGGCCGCATCCGCCGCACCCCGCTGCCCGTCTCCGGCATCAAGCTGGCATTGGAATGCGGCGGCTCGGACGGCTATTCCGGTATTTCCGCCAACCCCGCACTCGGCATCGCCTCCGACCTTCTCGTGCAGGAAGGCGCCACCACCGTGCTGTCTGAGACACCGGAAATCTATGGCGCCGAGCATCTTCTCACCCGCCGCGCCGCCCGTCCGGAGGTCGCGGAAAAACTGCTCGCCCGTATCGACTGGTGGCGGGACTACACGGCGAAAAACGACGCCGAACTCAACAACAACCCCTCCTTCGGCAACAAGGCCGGCGGGCTTACGACCATTCTGGAAAAGTCGCTGGGCGCCGTCGCCAAAGGCGGCTCGATGCCGCTCAACGCCGTCTATGAATATGCCGAAGAGGTGACGGAGCCCGGCTTCGTCTTCATGGATACGCCCGGCTACGACCCGGCCGCCGTGACCGGCCAGATCGCCGGCGGCTGCAACCTCGTCGCCTTCACCACCGGCCGCGGTTCGGTCTCCGGTTACAAGCCGGCACCCTGCATCAAGATCGCCACCAACACGCCGATGTACGAGCACATCAAGGAAGACATGGACATCAATTGCGGCACGATCGTCGACGGCACCGAGACGATCGAACAGGCCGGCCGCCGCATCTTCGAATTCGTCATCGCGACCGCCTCCGGCCGCAAGACCGCAAGCGAAGCCTTCGACTACGGCGACAACGAATTCGTGCCCTGGCAGGTCGGCGCGATTACCTGA
- a CDS encoding VOC family protein, which yields MKVKRIVANIETAEPAAVARFYKDVLGLDLLMDHGWIATYGVAGSTMPLQVSFASEGGAGTPVPGLSIEVDNVDAVHRAVLAAGYAIEYGPADEPWGVRRFFVRDPAGTLVNILMHA from the coding sequence ATGAAGGTCAAACGCATTGTCGCGAACATCGAAACGGCCGAGCCTGCAGCGGTCGCGCGGTTCTACAAGGATGTTCTCGGGCTGGACCTGCTGATGGATCACGGCTGGATCGCCACCTATGGGGTCGCGGGCAGTACTATGCCCTTGCAGGTGAGCTTCGCCTCCGAAGGCGGTGCGGGCACGCCGGTGCCGGGGCTGTCGATCGAGGTGGATAACGTGGACGCCGTTCATCGTGCCGTGCTCGCGGCCGGTTATGCGATCGAATACGGGCCGGCGGACGAGCCCTGGGGCGTGCGGCGTTTTTTCGTGCGCGATCCAGCTGGCACGCTCGTCAATATCCTCATGCACGCCTGA
- a CDS encoding GntR family transcriptional regulator: protein MVRAMNGTGQVLAEAGAESPEAALDKSPLYLRIRDVLADAISSGRLPKGALLLEGPVAIVFASTRTPVRQAFALLETAGQIRRFDGRGFLVGQGRSGPKRVALTPDMLGLDEEAPGLRKAPAWEAIYESLERELVHLSVFGRHRINEVELARARGVGRQVARDALTRLEALGIMEKDERMRWTLVPLDEGRMRDLHDIRVALEPMALNRAAPFIPPVERHAMTHRLEEALAVYPDLSVEAMDDLETDLHITCLGYCPNRELLIALRRARFMLNVSKHIIGVSHRMPADEPFIAEHLAVFRALDVDDSERAAETLRHHITVSLPKVIARVAELRDAHRPEMPVYAAPASR from the coding sequence ATGGTCCGCGCCATGAACGGCACGGGTCAGGTTTTGGCAGAAGCGGGCGCGGAAAGCCCCGAAGCGGCGCTCGACAAGAGCCCGCTTTATCTGCGTATTCGCGATGTGCTGGCAGATGCCATCTCCTCGGGCCGGCTGCCCAAGGGTGCGCTGCTGCTCGAAGGGCCGGTCGCGATCGTCTTCGCCTCGACGCGCACTCCCGTTCGCCAGGCTTTCGCACTTCTCGAAACGGCCGGTCAGATCCGGCGGTTCGACGGGCGCGGTTTTCTGGTGGGGCAGGGGCGTAGCGGGCCGAAACGCGTGGCGTTGACGCCGGACATGCTCGGCCTCGACGAGGAGGCGCCGGGCCTGCGCAAGGCGCCGGCCTGGGAGGCGATCTACGAGAGCCTGGAGCGGGAACTGGTGCACCTCTCCGTCTTCGGGCGGCATCGGATCAACGAGGTGGAACTGGCGCGTGCGCGCGGCGTCGGCCGGCAGGTGGCGCGCGATGCACTGACCCGGCTCGAAGCGCTCGGCATCATGGAAAAGGACGAGCGCATGCGCTGGACGCTGGTGCCGCTCGACGAGGGCCGCATGCGCGACCTGCATGATATCCGCGTGGCGCTGGAGCCGATGGCGTTGAACAGGGCAGCACCCTTCATCCCGCCCGTCGAGCGGCACGCCATGACGCATCGGCTGGAAGAGGCGCTCGCCGTCTATCCCGACCTTTCCGTCGAGGCGATGGACGATCTCGAAACCGACCTGCACATCACCTGCCTCGGCTATTGCCCGAACCGGGAGCTGCTGATCGCGCTGCGCCGGGCGCGCTTCATGCTCAATGTCAGCAAGCATATCATCGGCGTCTCGCACCGCATGCCCGCCGACGAGCCGTTCATCGCCGAGCACCTGGCGGTGTTCCGGGCGCTGGACGTGGACGATAGCGAGCGCGCGGCTGAGACGCTGCGCCACCACATCACCGTCTCGCTACCCAAGGTCATTGCACGCGTCGCGGAACTGCGCGACGCGCACCGGCCGGAGATGCCGGTCTATGCGGCACCCGCCTCGCGCTGA
- the dgoD gene encoding galactonate dehydratase translates to MKITKLTTYIVPPRWMFLKIETDEGIVGWGEPVVEGRALTVEAAVHELSDYLVGKDPLLIEDHWQVMYRAGFYRGGAVHMSAIAGIDQALWDIKGKAYGQPVHALLGGQVRDKIKVYSWIGGDRPADVANNAKEVVARGFKAIKLNGCEEMQIVDTWDKVEKAVETIATIREAIGPYIGIGVDFHGRVHRPMAKVLAKELEQFKLLFIEEPVLSENREALKEIANHCSTPIALGERLYSRWDFKSVLSDGYVDILQPDLSHAGGITECRKIAAMAEAYDVALAPHCPLGPIALAACLQIDAVSHNAFIQEQSLGIHYNKGNDILDYISNKEVFHYADGFVSIPQGPGLGIEVDEQYVIERAKEGHRWRNPVWRHEDGSVAEW, encoded by the coding sequence ATGAAGATCACCAAGCTGACGACCTACATCGTGCCGCCGCGGTGGATGTTCCTGAAGATAGAGACGGACGAGGGCATCGTCGGCTGGGGCGAGCCGGTGGTGGAGGGGCGTGCGCTGACCGTGGAAGCGGCCGTGCATGAACTGTCGGACTACCTTGTCGGCAAGGATCCGCTGCTGATCGAGGACCATTGGCAGGTCATGTACCGCGCCGGCTTCTACCGCGGCGGCGCCGTGCACATGTCGGCGATCGCCGGCATCGACCAGGCGCTGTGGGACATCAAGGGCAAGGCCTATGGCCAGCCGGTCCATGCGCTGCTCGGTGGCCAGGTGCGTGACAAGATCAAGGTCTATTCCTGGATCGGCGGCGACCGGCCGGCCGACGTCGCCAACAATGCCAAGGAGGTCGTCGCCCGCGGCTTCAAGGCCATCAAGCTCAACGGCTGCGAGGAAATGCAGATCGTCGACACCTGGGACAAGGTGGAAAAGGCGGTCGAGACCATCGCGACGATCCGCGAGGCGATCGGCCCCTATATCGGCATCGGCGTCGATTTCCACGGCCGCGTGCACCGGCCGATGGCCAAGGTGCTGGCGAAGGAACTCGAGCAGTTCAAGCTGCTGTTTATCGAGGAGCCGGTGCTTTCCGAAAACCGCGAGGCGCTGAAGGAAATCGCCAACCATTGCTCGACGCCGATTGCTTTGGGTGAACGCCTCTATTCGCGCTGGGACTTCAAGTCGGTGCTGTCGGACGGCTATGTCGATATCCTCCAACCGGACCTCAGCCATGCCGGCGGCATTACGGAATGCCGCAAGATCGCGGCGATGGCGGAAGCCTATGACGTGGCGCTGGCGCCGCATTGCCCGCTGGGGCCGATCGCGCTTGCCGCCTGCCTGCAGATCGATGCCGTCTCGCACAATGCGTTCATCCAGGAGCAGAGCCTCGGCATCCACTACAACAAGGGCAACGACATCCTCGACTACATCTCGAACAAGGAGGTGTTCCATTATGCGGATGGCTTCGTGTCGATCCCGCAGGGGCCAGGTCTCGGCATCGAGGTGGACGAGCAATACGTCATCGAGCGGGCCAAGGAAGGCCATCGCTGGCGCAATCCCGTCTGGCGTCACGAGGATGGCAGCGTCGCCGAGTGGTAG
- a CDS encoding N-formylglutamate amidohydrolase, with protein sequence MAEALSENSHFEVLEPVSQSVPLVFNSPHSGRRYPQGFLDQSRLDALGIRRSEDHYVDELFSVAPALGAPMLIAHFPRAWLDVNREPYELDPRMFEGSLPSYANISSIRVAGGLGTVPRVVAENMEIYRHRFPVEEALERVETVYKPYHACLRRLVVRTHVAFGFSVLIDCHSMPGNIRVSGSGLRPDFIIGDRYGTSASGELSRTAMRLLEDMGFSVVRNKPYAGGFITEHYGRPAKGLHALQIEVNRGLYVDETTLAKKPDFAVLQTAIAAFLQDFSDHVEDYAADRALAAE encoded by the coding sequence ATGGCGGAGGCTCTGAGCGAAAACAGCCACTTCGAAGTGCTGGAGCCGGTTTCGCAGAGCGTGCCCCTCGTCTTCAACTCGCCACACAGCGGGCGGCGTTATCCACAGGGCTTCCTCGATCAGTCGCGTCTCGATGCACTCGGCATCCGCCGTTCGGAAGACCATTATGTCGATGAGCTGTTTTCGGTGGCGCCCGCGCTCGGCGCGCCGATGTTGATTGCGCATTTCCCGCGCGCCTGGCTCGACGTCAACCGCGAGCCCTATGAACTCGATCCGCGCATGTTCGAAGGATCCTTGCCGTCCTATGCCAATATCAGCTCGATCCGGGTCGCCGGCGGGCTCGGCACGGTGCCGCGCGTCGTGGCCGAAAACATGGAAATCTACCGCCACCGTTTCCCCGTCGAGGAGGCGCTGGAGCGGGTCGAGACGGTCTACAAGCCCTATCACGCGTGCCTGCGCCGGCTTGTCGTGCGCACCCATGTGGCCTTCGGCTTCTCGGTGCTGATCGATTGCCACTCCATGCCGGGTAATATCCGGGTGTCCGGTTCGGGGTTGCGGCCGGATTTCATCATCGGTGACCGCTACGGCACCAGCGCCTCGGGTGAGTTGTCGCGCACCGCGATGCGGCTTCTTGAGGACATGGGTTTTTCCGTCGTACGCAACAAGCCCTATGCGGGCGGCTTCATCACCGAGCACTATGGGCGGCCCGCCAAGGGGCTGCACGCGCTGCAGATCGAGGTAAACCGCGGCCTCTACGTCGATGAAACGACGCTTGCCAAGAAGCCGGATTTCGCGGTGCTGCAGACGGCGATTGCCGCGTTCCTGCAGGATTTTTCCGACCATGTGGAAGATTATGCCGCGGACCGGGCACTGGCGGCCGAATAG
- a CDS encoding histidine kinase has protein sequence MVGIWNWREALVLAVTLWTALSINDILMLPGGLPIIVPGWLSCILLALVLARLLHHLQTLPKKQAIGFGVLAVFFAAVSQAVFDIAVIMMVGPHALPGGLSVPGFALADTWGKAILQFRFSFIWNAIVFGFYVAALSLLNAQRRKLDAELRALRYELNPHFLFNTLNSIAGLIEEGSGGRADRMVLSLSRFLQTTLSLDPLHDVPLAEEIALQRDYLEIEHERFADRMAFDIRLPADLGPALVPNLILQPLIENAVKHGVAPARKRVTIVLETKREGDRLVLSVENDLPDAQGARKPAGMGVGLRNISDRLQARFGSRWRFSSGPVDGGRYQAVITLPFRTA, from the coding sequence ATGGTCGGCATATGGAATTGGCGCGAGGCCCTCGTTCTGGCCGTCACCCTGTGGACGGCGCTTTCCATCAACGACATCCTGATGCTGCCCGGCGGCCTGCCGATCATCGTGCCCGGTTGGTTGAGCTGCATTCTGCTCGCCCTCGTCCTGGCAAGGCTGCTCCACCATCTTCAAACCCTGCCGAAAAAGCAGGCCATCGGCTTCGGCGTTCTCGCCGTCTTCTTTGCCGCTGTCAGCCAGGCCGTGTTCGATATCGCGGTGATCATGATGGTCGGCCCGCATGCATTGCCAGGCGGCCTGAGCGTGCCGGGTTTTGCCCTCGCCGATACATGGGGCAAGGCCATTCTGCAGTTCCGCTTCAGCTTCATATGGAATGCCATCGTTTTCGGCTTCTATGTGGCGGCGCTCTCGCTGCTCAATGCGCAGCGCCGCAAGCTGGATGCGGAATTGCGGGCGCTGCGTTACGAACTCAATCCGCATTTCCTCTTCAACACGCTGAATTCCATTGCCGGTCTGATCGAGGAAGGATCGGGCGGTCGGGCGGACCGCATGGTGCTGTCGCTCTCGCGTTTCCTGCAAACGACACTCTCACTCGACCCGTTGCATGACGTGCCACTGGCAGAAGAGATCGCCCTTCAGCGCGACTACCTCGAAATCGAGCATGAGCGGTTCGCCGACCGCATGGCCTTCGACATCCGCCTTCCGGCAGATCTCGGGCCGGCGCTTGTTCCCAACCTCATCCTTCAGCCGTTGATCGAGAACGCGGTCAAGCACGGCGTTGCTCCGGCGCGAAAGCGCGTCACCATCGTGCTGGAGACGAAACGGGAGGGAGATCGGCTGGTGCTGAGCGTCGAAAACGATCTGCCGGACGCCCAGGGAGCGCGTAAGCCCGCCGGCATGGGTGTCGGTCTCAGGAATATCAGCGACCGGCTGCAAGCGCGTTTCGGCAGCCGGTGGCGCTTCTCGTCAGGTCCGGTGGATGGGGGCCGCTACCAGGCCGTCATCACATTGCCGTTCCGGACGGCCTGA
- a CDS encoding FadR/GntR family transcriptional regulator, whose translation MADKAKRQAQRPQSRRPRVRHNVTAAIGADICGGRFPPGTVLPRESDLCETYGVSRTVIRESLKVLETKGLVHGRPRVGTLVLDRSEWNVLDAQILEWMGPDVLSAELLSSILEARRTVEPAAAFLAASRATAQEIADLERACDEMGDAEGDLEAFTAADTRFHETLLKASHNKVFHQLSSIIHAALSHALHASNRASGKRDEALGVHRELVDALRMRDATRAETCSRNILDLAARDLSGLIGKAG comes from the coding sequence GTGGCGGACAAGGCAAAGAGACAGGCGCAGCGGCCACAATCGCGTCGCCCGCGTGTGCGCCACAACGTGACGGCGGCGATCGGCGCGGACATTTGCGGCGGGCGTTTTCCGCCGGGCACGGTTTTGCCGCGCGAGAGCGACCTTTGTGAGACCTATGGCGTCAGCCGCACCGTCATTCGCGAATCACTGAAGGTGCTGGAGACGAAAGGCCTTGTGCATGGCCGGCCGCGCGTCGGAACGCTCGTCCTGGACCGGTCCGAATGGAATGTGCTCGACGCGCAGATTCTCGAATGGATGGGGCCGGACGTGCTGTCGGCAGAGCTCTTAAGCTCGATCCTGGAGGCGCGCCGCACGGTGGAGCCTGCGGCCGCCTTTCTTGCCGCATCCCGCGCGACGGCGCAGGAAATCGCCGACCTCGAACGTGCCTGTGACGAGATGGGAGACGCGGAAGGCGATCTGGAGGCCTTCACGGCGGCGGACACCCGCTTTCACGAGACCCTCCTCAAGGCGAGCCACAACAAGGTGTTTCATCAGCTCTCGTCGATCATTCATGCGGCCCTCTCTCATGCGCTGCACGCTTCCAATCGGGCCTCGGGGAAACGCGACGAGGCGTTGGGCGTGCACCGCGAGCTGGTCGATGCGCTGCGCATGCGGGACGCCACGCGGGCAGAGACGTGCTCGCGCAACATTCTCGATCTCGCCGCGCGTGATCTTTCCGGCCTGATTGGCAAGGCCGGCTGA
- the ilvD gene encoding dihydroxy-acid dehydratase — translation MPAYRSRTTTHGRNMAGARGLWRATGMKDSDFGKPIIAVVNSFTQFVPGHVHLKDLGQLVAREIEAAGGVAKEFNTIAVDDGIAMGHDGMLYSLPSREIIADSVEYMVNAHCADAMVCISNCDKITPGMLNAAMRLNIPSVFVSGGPMEAGKVVLHGKTHALDLVDAMVAAADDKISDEDVAVIERSACPTCGSCSGMFTANSMNCLTEALGLSLPGNGSTLATHADRKRLFVEAGHLIVDLARRYYEQEDDSILPRSVANKRAFENAMSLDVAMGGSTNTVLHILAAAYEGGIDFDLDDIDQLSRRVPCLSKVAPAKQDVHMEDVHRAGGIMRILGELDRGGLIHRDTPTVHAETLGHAIDRWDITRTTSETVRTFFRAAPGGIPTQVAFSQSARWDELDTDGENGVIRSVEHPFSKDGGLAVLSGNIALDGCIVKTAGVDESILKFSGPAVVFESQDAAVKGILSNEVKAGDVVVIRYEGPKGGPGMQEMLYPTSYLKSKGLGKACALVTDGRFSGGTSGLSIGHASPEAAQGGTIGLVRDGDLIEIDIPNRTINLAVSEEELASRRAEQDKLGWKPAAPRKRNVTTALKAYAAFAASADKGAVRILPE, via the coding sequence ATGCCTGCATATCGCTCCCGAACCACCACCCACGGCCGCAACATGGCCGGTGCCCGCGGCCTCTGGCGCGCGACCGGCATGAAGGATTCGGATTTCGGCAAGCCGATTATTGCGGTGGTGAACTCCTTTACGCAGTTCGTGCCCGGCCACGTGCATCTGAAGGACCTCGGTCAGCTCGTCGCGCGCGAAATCGAGGCTGCCGGCGGCGTCGCCAAGGAATTCAACACGATCGCCGTCGACGACGGCATCGCCATGGGCCATGACGGCATGCTGTACTCGCTGCCGTCGCGCGAGATCATCGCCGACTCGGTCGAGTACATGGTCAATGCGCATTGCGCCGACGCCATGGTCTGCATCTCGAACTGCGACAAGATCACCCCCGGCATGCTGAATGCCGCCATGCGCCTCAACATCCCGTCGGTCTTCGTCTCCGGCGGCCCGATGGAGGCTGGCAAGGTCGTGCTGCACGGCAAGACCCACGCACTCGACCTCGTCGACGCCATGGTCGCTGCGGCGGATGACAAGATTTCCGACGAGGATGTCGCCGTCATCGAGCGCTCCGCGTGCCCGACCTGCGGCTCCTGCTCCGGCATGTTCACCGCCAACTCGATGAACTGTCTGACCGAAGCCCTCGGCCTGTCGCTGCCGGGCAACGGCTCGACGCTGGCGACGCATGCCGACCGCAAGCGCCTCTTCGTCGAGGCCGGCCACCTGATCGTCGATCTCGCCCGCCGCTACTACGAGCAGGAAGACGACAGCATCCTGCCGCGCTCGGTTGCCAACAAGCGCGCCTTCGAAAACGCCATGTCGCTCGACGTCGCCATGGGCGGCTCGACCAACACGGTGCTGCACATCCTCGCAGCCGCCTATGAAGGCGGTATCGATTTCGACCTTGATGACATCGACCAGCTGTCGCGCCGGGTGCCGTGCCTCTCCAAGGTCGCGCCCGCCAAGCAGGACGTGCACATGGAAGACGTGCACCGTGCCGGCGGCATCATGCGCATCCTCGGCGAACTCGACCGCGGCGGCCTCATCCACCGCGACACGCCGACCGTGCATGCCGAAACGCTCGGCCACGCCATCGATCGCTGGGACATCACCCGCACGACCAGCGAGACGGTGCGCACCTTCTTCCGCGCGGCACCGGGCGGCATCCCGACCCAGGTCGCCTTCAGCCAGTCGGCCCGCTGGGACGAGCTGGATACGGACGGCGAAAACGGCGTCATCCGCTCTGTCGAACACCCGTTCTCGAAGGATGGCGGCCTCGCCGTTCTGTCCGGCAACATCGCGCTCGACGGCTGCATCGTGAAGACGGCCGGCGTCGATGAATCGATCCTGAAGTTCTCCGGTCCGGCCGTCGTCTTCGAAAGCCAGGACGCAGCGGTCAAGGGCATCCTCAGCAACGAGGTGAAGGCCGGCGACGTCGTCGTCATCCGCTACGAAGGCCCGAAGGGCGGCCCTGGCATGCAGGAAATGCTCTATCCGACGAGCTACCTGAAGTCGAAGGGCCTCGGAAAGGCCTGCGCGCTCGTCACCGACGGTCGCTTCTCCGGCGGCACCTCGGGCCTGTCGATCGGCCATGCCTCGCCGGAAGCGGCGCAGGGCGGCACCATTGGCTTGGTACGCGACGGCGACCTGATCGAGATCGACATCCCGAACCGCACGATCAACCTCGCCGTTTCCGAGGAAGAACTGGCAAGCCGCCGCGCCGAACAGGACAAGCTCGGCTGGAAGCCGGCCGCCCCCCGCAAGCGCAATGTCACGACGGCGCTGAAGGCCTATGCCGCCTTCGCCGCCAGCGCCGACAAGGGCGCCGTGCGCATCCTGCCGGAATAA